Proteins from a genomic interval of Nitrospirota bacterium:
- a CDS encoding redoxin domain-containing protein — protein MPLHRPSICQLARTASVLVFVATSGCASLNLRTRGGGPVVQEMAPAFRLRAMTGNDISLTDVLAQGPVVLVFYESSKSSHCRKQLDEFNRNLGEFRRRGAILLAVSADSPETSAQLAKDLHLAFPLLSDPSLETIQAYGMARMEKDAAVPGIFIIPQSGRIYWKYVSEAMGDRPSLRWVLYILDDALGQTSESLKPGAVFPHQQKF, from the coding sequence ATGCCACTCCACCGGCCTTCGATCTGTCAACTCGCCCGAACTGCCTCCGTGCTGGTCTTTGTCGCAACCTCGGGCTGCGCCTCCTTGAACCTTCGTACCCGCGGGGGCGGACCGGTCGTTCAGGAAATGGCCCCTGCATTTCGATTGCGCGCGATGACCGGCAACGACATTTCCCTGACCGACGTCCTCGCCCAAGGTCCGGTCGTGCTCGTTTTCTACGAGAGTTCCAAATCCTCCCACTGTCGGAAGCAACTCGATGAGTTCAACCGGAACCTGGGGGAATTCAGACGCCGCGGAGCGATACTGCTTGCCGTCAGCGCGGATTCCCCGGAAACCTCCGCTCAACTCGCAAAAGATCTTCATTTGGCTTTTCCCCTCCTGTCCGATCCTTCACTCGAAACGATCCAAGCGTACGGCATGGCTCGGATGGAGAAGGATGCGGCCGTTCCCGGCATATTCATTATCCCGCAAAGCGGCCGGATCTACTGGAAGTACGTGTCCGAGGCCATGGGCGATCGCCCCTCACTCCGCTGGGTTCTCTACATTCTCGATGACGCGCTCGGTCAAACAAGCGAATCCTTGAAACCGGGCGCGGTCTTCCCGCACCAGCAAAAATTCTAG
- a CDS encoding YiiD C-terminal domain-containing protein, producing the protein MAVDLEALQAMLEQAVPYIRRLNLKIKSLGDGKVTSEMAFSENVSNHVATVHAGAIFTAGETTGAALVSSVLDMGKLVIVVRGAKVNYRKPFRERLVCTGTIEPLAVETAMAAVERDGKYNFPVKLQMTNEKGELAAELEFEYHLRKIN; encoded by the coding sequence ATGGCCGTAGACCTTGAAGCGCTTCAGGCGATGTTGGAGCAGGCGGTGCCGTACATCCGACGGCTCAATTTGAAGATCAAGTCACTCGGCGATGGAAAGGTGACATCGGAAATGGCCTTCAGCGAAAACGTTTCGAACCATGTCGCGACCGTTCATGCCGGGGCGATCTTCACGGCGGGTGAGACGACGGGCGCCGCGCTCGTGTCTTCGGTTCTGGACATGGGAAAGCTGGTGATCGTGGTACGGGGGGCAAAAGTCAATTATCGGAAGCCGTTTCGGGAGCGGCTTGTGTGTACGGGCACGATCGAACCTCTCGCCGTGGAGACCGCCATGGCGGCGGTGGAACGGGACGGGAAGTACAATTTTCCGGTGAAACTTCAGATGACCAACGAGAAAGGCGAGCTGGCTGCAGAGCTGGAGTTCGAGTATCATCTCCGGAAGATCAACTGA